From a region of the Rhizobium sp. CB3090 genome:
- a CDS encoding TniB family NTP-binding protein, protein MVLSDYAHLLPAYRSHAELSDNERIAWIRADRWLETAQANSALIRLEDLLSYPPRDRMPCLLLYGDTGMGKTKIIRKFLRNHPAIFDRGTGETVMPVVAMQMPAEPLERDVYGELLNALGAPGPSSDAAFRLKSVCRSLMRRMGVRMLVIDEIHAMLTGTFRQQRIFLNVIRFLANDLKVPLICAGTDLAQQALLTDPQLAERFEAFHLERWSNNQRLTQLLSSLVSIFPLRQPSAVTSPAVRRRVLELTDGVTVRIFRLMETVATDAIHNGSECITADSFSREDLVLPLVSMARHSERSLHRRSAR, encoded by the coding sequence ATGGTCTTGAGCGACTATGCCCACCTTCTGCCGGCTTACCGAAGCCATGCCGAATTGAGCGATAATGAGCGCATTGCCTGGATCCGGGCGGATCGCTGGCTCGAAACGGCTCAGGCAAATTCGGCATTGATACGGCTCGAGGATCTGCTTTCCTATCCTCCACGTGATCGTATGCCCTGCCTCCTCCTGTATGGGGACACTGGTATGGGAAAAACAAAAATCATCCGCAAATTTCTTCGCAATCATCCCGCAATTTTCGACAGGGGAACCGGCGAAACCGTCATGCCGGTCGTGGCGATGCAGATGCCCGCGGAGCCGTTGGAGCGGGATGTGTACGGCGAGCTCTTAAATGCGCTCGGCGCACCTGGGCCAAGCAGTGACGCAGCATTCCGCCTCAAGTCGGTCTGTCGTAGCCTGATGCGCAGGATGGGCGTGCGAATGCTTGTGATCGACGAGATCCACGCAATGCTGACTGGCACGTTTCGCCAGCAGCGGATTTTTCTCAACGTAATCCGCTTTCTCGCCAATGATCTCAAGGTTCCGTTGATCTGCGCGGGCACGGATCTTGCCCAGCAGGCTCTTCTGACGGACCCACAGCTTGCCGAGCGGTTTGAAGCATTTCATCTTGAGCGTTGGTCTAACAATCAGCGCCTGACGCAGCTTCTTTCAAGCCTGGTATCCATTTTTCCGCTACGCCAGCCATCGGCCGTGACATCTCCGGCAGTTCGCCGGCGAGTCCTGGAGCTCACGGATGGCGTGACGGTGCGCATATTCAGGCTGATGGAGACCGTCGCTACTGACGCCATCCACAATGGCAGTGAATGTATCACCGCAGACAGCTTCAGCCGTGAGGATCTTGTGTTGCCGCTCGTCTCCATGGCGCGGCATTCGGAACGTTCGCTTCATCGGCGATCGGCGCGGTGA